The following proteins come from a genomic window of Proteiniphilum propionicum:
- a CDS encoding Ig-like domain-containing protein, which translates to MLNKILSLFSFLFLSLFAIVIIQSCANIASPTGGAYDVDPPVVRRATPGFNALNASPGRIEIEFDENIKIEKPNEKVIITPPQQNMPVIRSVGRKAIVELNDELLPNTTYTIDFTDAIVDNNEGNPIENFVYSFSTGDQLDTLSVSGKVVTAQDLEPVPGIYVGIHSNLDDTAFTKVPFQRISRTDSRGNFTVRGISPGEYKVYALNDLNRDYKYDNPQEAIAFLDSIIIPSAIRAERQDTVFVDSITIDTIRTVQYTRFLPDDLLLRTFLSDFQRQYLQKHERPEQNRLTLFFAAPTDRPTFSLLNPGVDGDDWYVAERSSRNDTLILWITDSLIYKQDSISMKINYIRTDSLNKDYIATDTLNFNIRKSIRGKRQESKGAEEEQALKFLGINSNVQSSFELYNPIRIEFAQPIVALDSSDVKLERAVDSLFEVVPYRMEHDSLNPRKFTLRPSWMPGESYRLTIDSAAIFSHYGIWNDKYEQLFTVKPLDQYGNLEISITGLPDGENAFVELLDNSDKPFRKSIVKEGKARFQDLLPGEIYARIVIDSNGDGVWTTGNYDDKRQPEELFYYPDKFQIRAFSDHSEEWNILSTPVVSQKPIEITKNKPEEKKKRRDPNQERERQQHSRQSSPFSGMGGLGGPSAIQQSGSMR; encoded by the coding sequence ATGTTGAATAAAATTCTTTCATTATTTTCATTCCTGTTTCTGTCGTTGTTTGCCATTGTTATAATTCAATCTTGCGCCAACATTGCATCACCTACAGGAGGCGCCTACGATGTGGATCCCCCGGTGGTGAGAAGGGCAACACCCGGATTTAATGCACTCAATGCCTCTCCCGGTAGGATTGAGATAGAATTTGACGAAAATATTAAAATCGAGAAGCCCAACGAGAAAGTAATAATTACACCTCCCCAGCAAAATATGCCGGTAATCCGCTCTGTTGGCAGAAAGGCTATTGTAGAGCTTAACGATGAGCTGTTGCCAAACACTACCTATACAATAGACTTTACAGATGCAATTGTAGACAATAATGAAGGTAACCCAATCGAAAATTTTGTCTATTCCTTTTCAACTGGTGACCAGCTGGATACTTTGTCTGTCTCGGGAAAAGTAGTCACGGCTCAGGATCTTGAGCCTGTCCCCGGTATATATGTGGGCATCCATTCAAACCTTGATGATACCGCATTTACAAAAGTACCTTTCCAGCGAATCTCCCGTACCGACTCACGAGGAAATTTCACTGTAAGGGGGATATCTCCCGGCGAATATAAAGTTTACGCCCTTAATGATTTGAACAGGGACTACAAATATGACAATCCACAGGAAGCAATAGCCTTCCTTGATTCAATAATTATTCCTTCAGCAATAAGGGCTGAACGGCAAGATACTGTCTTTGTTGACAGCATAACAATTGATACTATCCGAACGGTTCAATATACGCGCTTTCTGCCTGACGACTTGTTGCTACGCACTTTTCTGTCAGATTTTCAACGTCAATATCTTCAAAAACATGAACGGCCCGAACAGAACCGACTTACTCTCTTTTTTGCTGCACCGACAGACAGGCCCACTTTTTCTTTGTTAAACCCAGGGGTAGATGGTGACGATTGGTATGTAGCTGAACGTAGCTCAAGAAACGACACTCTGATTCTTTGGATTACTGATTCACTTATCTATAAACAGGATTCCATAAGTATGAAAATCAATTACATAAGGACCGATTCGCTTAACAAGGATTATATAGCAACAGATACTCTCAATTTTAATATACGTAAATCAATACGTGGAAAACGTCAGGAAAGCAAAGGGGCAGAAGAAGAGCAGGCACTGAAGTTTCTGGGGATAAACAGCAACGTTCAATCTTCTTTCGAGTTATATAACCCAATCAGGATTGAGTTTGCACAGCCAATAGTAGCATTGGATTCATCTGACGTAAAACTGGAGAGAGCTGTTGACTCTTTGTTTGAAGTTGTTCCATACAGGATGGAGCATGATTCGCTCAATCCGCGTAAATTTACACTACGTCCTTCATGGATGCCCGGAGAAAGTTACCGCTTGACTATTGACTCTGCGGCTATTTTTAGTCATTACGGGATATGGAACGACAAGTATGAACAATTATTTACTGTTAAACCGCTTGATCAGTACGGTAATCTCGAAATATCAATTACCGGGTTGCCTGATGGTGAAAATGCTTTCGTGGAGTTGCTAGATAATTCGGATAAACCTTTTCGAAAAAGTATTGTCAAAGAGGGTAAGGCTAGATTTCAAGATTTACTTCCCGGCGAGATATATGCACGTATTGTTATAGACAGTAATGGCGATGGGGTTTGGACAACAGGTAATTATGACGATAAACGCCAGCCTGAAGAGCTGTTTTACTATCCGGACAAATTTCAGATCCGGGCATTTTCAGACCATAGTGAAGAGTGGAATATTCTTTCTACACCTGTGGTTAGTCAAAAACCGATTGAGATTACAAAGAATAAACCGGAAGAGAAGAAAAAAAGGAGGGATCCTAACCAGGAAAGGGAGAGACAACAGCATAGCCGGCAGAGTTCGCCGTTCTCAGGAATGGGTGGTTTAGGGGGGCCTTCTGCAATACAGCAATCGGGAAGCATGAGGTAG